A window of Plodia interpunctella isolate USDA-ARS_2022_Savannah chromosome 3, ilPloInte3.2, whole genome shotgun sequence genomic DNA:
GATTTGCTGCTGAAGAAACTAGATGCTTTATATGATCGTATAAAAGTCATTAGTTCATActgtaaagtaaataatctTGAAATCAAGAAGCCTCAAATAAAAAGGAACACTGTATGTACCTACACAGTTGTGACTATaagttaaattgaattttacttttattttagtaaaatggGATGTAAAGAAGGCAAATAATACCTACTGAAATAATCcatttcatgtaaatttcaGATGAATTCTCCTGGGGAAATTGTGTTTGTTGTCAGTCCAGACAACCTACCATGGTTCTTGGACATACTTCAGAAAACTTcatttcatttgaatattaCCTATCATATTCACTCCTCTGTACCTAATGGAAAAATTGCCAAAATAATGACCTTTGTAAAACATCTTCCTTTATCTCAAAATAGCACTGGAATAGTTCTAAGACTGATCTTTAAATGTGGTATGTATATgacattcattatttaattttcatattatttgtatcatgttaaatgaaaataatctattttagtTTCAGCTGATTctgaaatgaaattatcatCCATGGCAGTTCCAATTGTGGGGACTGTTAATATACTTCGATATTTGTCATATATTATTCCTGATGTATTTCCATACAACCAAGAAGACTTCAATATGGATGGCTTAATGGACCTGTGTCACCTTCTTGAAAGATCACCAGAGAAAAACAAGGAAGCATTGCTGAACAAATTGTTTTCTCAATGCAATATCTGGatatgtaatgataaatttTCCATTGTTGATTTGGCTGCATACAATGTGATAAAACAATGGAAGAACATCCCTAAAACTGTTCCTAAAAAATGGCTTGATAACTGCTCTAAACTTggtcaataaattttgaaaaatattataaatctgttTGATTAAAAACTGAATCAATTGTCAATGAATAATGCatctatttcataatttatatattgtcaATTATATAACTCAGTGATACAGAGTTAAAggtatgaaacaaaaaatatgtacataggTAATGGCAccagttttaattataacaaccAACATGTTTCAAGAAATACATTTctaattgttaataattatggAATGTTTGAAATGCCCGAAGaattacataggtattaattaaaaatcctatattgaaatttatttaaagtttatatataaataactctAGAGCTTTAGAATATTCGCATGACGACAGTGCTTACAACAATCAAATGCTTTTACGTTTTTTACCCATAGATCAACACTGCTCTGCGGcggttatttatgtatatttgatACTAGATGTTtcacggggcttcgctcccgtggaatattgagataaaatatatcctatagtaatcttggataatcTACCTTtgtaatagtgaaagaattgaaatcggttctgtagtttcggagattacccgcttcaaacatacacGAGTCACAAAcgatctttataataatggtataGATAGTGCAGGAAGTTATGCTTTGCCCTTATATAACCCATGTGCGGGTAGCGTTCAAAGATGGCCGCCACCCGccatcttaaaaaaatattctcgtCTTAGGGCACGTTTGGTATAATTTTCGTAAAAACCAAAGACGTACCCGTATACCCGCACATTTCTTATTGGCTCGTAGACTAAAAATGCTTAGAATTACTCAAGGAACCTAGTTGATGAAACTCAtagcttattaaaaaaaattttgggTAAATTACATAACTGCCTCcactaataaactttattaataattagctGCGCCCTAGGcgtttgctcccgtgggaatttgggGATAAGATGCccctaccaaatttcataataatcgttCCAGTAGAATTTgtgtgaaatagtaacaaacatcaattaattaattacatcctcactaactttcgcatttataatatgagtagATTCCAGTCCAGTCCCGACATTCATACGTTTATGCTTGCGCATTTACACGAACGACGCCCTGCGTACTAGTTAACTTGTTGGTgttgatgtatattttttacatacttcGGACTttctaacaatttttatttcaccatAGTTGTAGAAACTTCTAGAAGCATAATCGAAGCaagaaaaggaaagccaagaagggcattccaagatgaaataaaagagaaagcagaggtcgtgtcgtatagggaggtgaaatcaatggctgaggacagaattaaTACACATAGCCGGCCAAGTGCCAAAAATTGAGATCCTAGTACTTCCCAGTCATATAATTGATGCAAGTCattaaattagtaggtactctgcacaacagtacctactaattccatggcaaAAGTGTAAGGTGGAAGACCAAAGCAGTGAATATTAGCTGTTAtagtttttttgaaataaaaaagtttcacactagttattaatttcttattataagTGGCATGTAACAATGGCAGTCGGTAAAGAAAGTGTTTAtacatgtattatataattcattttgtGACATAAGctcacagaaataaaaattttcttttgtagtTTGAAGAATGATtacagagtacctactaattccacggAAGAATGATCTAAGACGTAATTTGTCAAGGGTTAAGACGTGGACAAGtaaaaccatggaattagttttagtaggtaggtactccatcgtagtacttactaattccatgattaaAACCTATAATAGGGTTGTGccatatacatgtattttttttaatatctatttacaCGAATAAAATGCTTTAAATCTAAACCTATcagtcaattttatatttcaacattAAAAGACATAAAAAACCTTTACAAAATGCTGCTTAAAGAGTTAAAAGATAGATATATTAAAGTCTACAATAAATGGCTAAACAACTAATCAATACTGATCGCgacttacaattttatttacaacaaatgatatttaaaaaactttttttaagtacttatcACTTTAAgcatatttcattattatttatgtttaatttatatcctTCATTCTACGTGTTGGGTACTTTTAAACTACAGAATTGGGGAAAAtcaattcacatttttttggtACTAGAAAacatctaaaattttaaaatgactaTGTTTGATGTAaaggatataaatatttactataattgAGTATGTAGAAGTTACATAAACTTGAAAAGTTGCAATGCATACTAATCaccttattataataacttatggTGTATAACTATAGAGATCTGACGTTATCTCATACTATTGGtcaaattaacataataatgtaatgttggtaattaatttaatattctataattatgataatatcaATAGCTGCTATGTAAGTAAAgcttaaaatttgatatgtaCATAGGAAACTAGTCTGTCTTAGGcgatttaaaataatcggtTGTCAGTCAAATTCATAATTGatgatattcataaaatttccaTACTAGAGATTAAATTATCGGATTCTCACGTTGTTTGGAGTTAAAAACAGACTTTAgcataattttctaaataagaAATGGGCAGTGAGGTTATAAATGTATAGTGAGCGCGTTTATCGCGTCCGGTTCCTGTCATACGAAGGAAGAGAACCCTGGGAGAGGGGCCCGCGAACGCGCCATGTTGTTCATGACGATCTGCCCGCCGTTTAGGCTGATGGTGGCGCTGCCTTCGGGCTCCGAGTCCGTGTAGCTGGAGTACTGCCGGATGGGCCGCTGCCGCTTCCAAGATTGCCGCAGCGTGTCGTTAACATTAGCGTAGTGATTGACGAACGAATGCGGTTCCGATTTCACACTTTCGTTCTCACTCTCCGAATTCTGTTAGGAAAAATAATGCTTAttagtagtaaaaaaataggCCTTAGACACTCCGAATATAAGTGTGTAGGGAACGTTACTATGTTCTAGCACCAGATACATAAGGCACATGCAACGTAAGATTATttctgaattttatttattgtttgataaCATGTATAAAGAAACATAGTTTAGCGAtggtttttaatatatacatcTGGAAAGGAAATTCGGCACAGGTTGcctaactttatttatttattattcaatttatttcatgatacggatttacatttaaaaaaattaaatgtttgaaGGGAAGATGCCGAAAGCCCTTTgcaactaaaattaaatattatacaactaTAAGAAATCTAACTACAAATGTTATGAAGAATTTCGAAAGAATACCGACAATACCTAAGTGCTCATTCGAGATGGAAGCGTGGCCAAAATTAAAACGTAGCTATTGAAAGTTTCTGTGATATTTACCATCACGAGATCCGATCGGGGATAGTCAGAAAAAAGACAAGGTCCGAATTTAGTGTCAGGGCTAGGAGAGTTCAGACGACGCTTATTTTAATGGTGATCACCTGAGAATCGGAAGAGCTCATCTCGGAGGGTTTCTCCGTGAGGGAGGAGTCGTCGGGGTTTTCATCGTAGGCGCGGAGGCTCTCCTCGTCGCTGTGGTAGGCGACGGACAGCGGCGACGGGCGCGGCGGCGACTTGGCCAGCTGCGGTGCGGGCTTGCGGCGCAGCGTGCCGCCCGCCAGCGCCGCGCTGCCGGCCGAGTTCTGCCGCGACCGGTACAGGTCCATGGCCAGCGACCCGCGCTCGTCCGTCTCGCCCGCCAGCGACTCCTCCAGGGTCTTCTGGGCTTCTTCTGCGGATATCGGGAGCGTATTAGTGTTACGGTTTTCTGACGAATCGAATCAGTCAAAATCGCGTAATATTTATGACTAACTGCGCCACGGAGCTCTGTAGGAACTTTAAGAAAAAAGTAGCTAAGTttcaaatgtcatcaaaatacGTTAATTTGATTTGAGTTGTTTGAGTAACGAACAGTACTAGTGATAGTACAATACACctgaacaataaaaattaactcacTTTTGTATTTGTAGCTCTTGCTCTTTACGCAGAGTATGGCGATGAccatgattattattattatggaagCGGCAGCTAGAGCGACCATGAACCAAGTGCGGCGGTAGAAGGGCCGGTATTGAAGGTAGCCGTACTCCAGGTAAAGCTTGGAAGGCGTTACGATGACTTTGTCACTGTAGGCGGGGTTGCTGATCCCGTGCTTGTTGTACGCGATCACGCGGAACGAGTAAGCGGTGGAAGGAAGGAGACTCTGGTACGATATTGTGAATTCTTCTAGCATACCGTTGCTTGTACGCGTTATCGTTTCCCACCTTGTGTCAtctgtgtataaataaaatgtaattttaaagatatgtCTATATATCGATGCCTTAGTTCACAAATGTATTAACTACATGATTGTCAATTTTACAGGAAAGAGTTTTAaggttttgtaatatttagatCCCGATAGCGCGAAAACTATAAGATATTTAAACCAATTTTACActacattatgataattttttctttgacGGATTGAATAAATAGCGCAAATGTATTATAGGTAAGAGATGGTAAAGGGCTTAATAAgagtttgtttataatattagatctATATAACATAggcgaaagaaaaaaaaaaacagtgacACGCAATCATAAAGTTGATtttttggcaaaaaaaaaacagtcttttcacaaaataatgataaaaataaaattataccatgtttaattatgataccaagatttaattataaattctcACTCATAACTTTTGGGCATAACAAAACTCTACTACTACAAAACTACTCGcgataaacaaaacaaatcacAAACAATTCgttactaacaaaaaattataaacgtgTCCTCTTTACATAACACTGACATTAATAACACTAATAACATTTGAGCATTCTACAGAACACGTAGCTacgataaacaaaacaaaaccaatCTTAATAATCAGAAACAAGTAAgcattatttactaattagCCTTCAAtcattaataagtttttttaaaattaccaatAACTTAATTGTCTGCAAAAGTAAACTCCTCGTCATCACTTGACGAGTCTTCAATATCACTAACGTATGTAACTGTTTATTTGCTTCGATGTTGAAGGAATATTTTGATAGTAAGATAAGTATCGTAACCTGACGGAATTACTCCATCTTTAAAAGTGTtaagagatatttttttattgagtaaTTTCATTCAGTGATGGATATGCTTCTTTAGAGGcccttttaatttatttttgcataggtctttgtttttttatttattttattttacaaatatctatttctttaaaatctggatctattaaaaatcatatttgtaaaaaaatgaagtAAGGAATTCTTTTTTTACCCTCAGCCACTTTATTTTCAGCCAGTGCACTACCTCCTTTTCTGTATTCCTTGTTGTATTAGGATTCAAAGTTTTTTctaattcttttaaataaataaaaaatccgtattttataacaataacatgATAAGGTTTCGGCTTTATTCTAGCAGTCTCAGTTATCAACGCATATTCACGGAAagtaaatattcttttatgttttcaatAGTCGCATGAATGGATCCACTTCTAAATTACGCGCCAAATTTTGCTAACGCACAAATCACTTAAaagtttaaagtatgcttGAATATTCAAACCACTAAATgccagaaaatataaaatgatatactTGTTTAATTGTACTTCTATATTCCTTTTACATGCATGATGGAAGTATGATGCTTCATCAtgtcttaaaataatttaatgcaaTTGTGCATTCGCTCTTTGCAAAATCATGTATattaaaagtacttaatagaatatttccctcaaaatatattgattcaAATGTATTAACAACACGTAATACACTGGCCAACCTACGACGTTTCAATGATCAGATGTAATAagtgaatataatatgtttgtgAATTGTATTTTGcagttattttgttacataatatcaattaaagccaatatttttatagatttgcAAAAATAATGGTGGTTATTACATTTGCTTCCTGCAGattatcaaattttacaaCTGTGTCACTCTGATTTTCCTAGAAGGAGATGGAATAACGTTATTTCAATACGTGCAAACGAAAGAGCatgaaaattaatgtatttgtgcctaaaatacataaaattttgcacATAATGCATCTGTGAACTAAGGCATCGATATGTAGCTAGTTTAGGTAAACTGTAAACATCTATATTTTAACACCTATAATTTTGGTATCATAAAACTTTAGggtaaacaaattaaagtaaattttgacgtaTCTGCTGCTATCTGcggttaatttaattttaagtgtaTTTAAACGAACAAGTTCTAGATCATGTATATTGATCTTAATTAAGGTGCATAAATTATCTACAAATGTGCGCTTTCTAATTTGCGAAGACAATAGACTTACAGGCTTGCCATGTCTCCTTAGCtgcattaaaatatgttatgattCGATCAgagtttattgattttaaaaaatatttagtaacaaGTCAATGGTAAGTGTGAGCGTGTGCTCACGCTTACCTTTGATTTGTCACAatgtgaatttgtttttttataacagtAGTTCATATGATGGTTGGGAAAAATCAACAAGGGTATTTATTGCGAGTAttgatataagtaatattaacgATACTAAACGACGGTCGTCAAAAtcacgtaaaaaaatattgcattgaGATAGCAGTCAATCGTATGGCTGTGTAGTTATCGTCACAATGCAACATGCGTTTCACTGCGTAAAATTTGATTGATCAactttgaattgaaaattcataataaatactcGGCatgaaaatactaaatatgtaatttaaaatcatccaTCGATCGGTGACTTTCGCAATTGCAACCCGGGGctttgttcccgtgggaatgtCGGGATAACCTAGAAagcaccctatgtgttattctaggttatattctaccactgtaccaaatttcataacaattcgtccagtagattttgcgtgaaggagtaacaaacaaacaaacatacataaaatacatacattctcacaaactttcgcatttataatataataagtatgatgatttataatataataagtatataatgtgAAAAAAGCCTATTCCATACAGATTTTACGAAGAgcaatgttttgtattttagtttgtaACGAGCCGCTCGTCCCgtcttcgttcgggtaaaacataataaattatacacctaaaccttcctcgtgAATCACACTagctattggtgaaaacagctTGAAAATtcatgcagtagtttttgagtttatcgccaacagacagacagacgcggcagaggactttgttttataatatgtaaggatgaataaactcaactaactggaccaattttaatgaaatttggcacagggATAGGCGAAACGTCAGAAGTAACAAAGACACAGCACGACAGTATCCCTGCAAGTCGAGTAAAAATAGAGGCACGGCctaccatccttttctcgaagctatggttttacccgaacgaagccggtaTTAGATTTTAGTTTGGGAATAAGCGTTTCGACAAAGAGGGCGTCGTTACCTTTCTTGCGGGCCTCGATGTAGTATCCGAGCAGCTCGCCGCCGCCGCTGGCGGAGTTGAGCCAGGCGAGACGCAGCGCGGCGGGGTCGGGCGCCAGCCGCAGCCGCCGCGGCGCCGCCGGAGACCCGCGCTGCGGCCCCGTGCGCACGCGCGCCTCGCCTGCGCCGCCTGCGCTCACTGTCACCGCCCGCACCGTGAACCGGTACTCCACCTCCTCCTCCAGCCCGCCCACCGCCAGCGACCGCTCCGACACCTTCTGCTTCACTTGCTTGCTGAAACCTGCACCGCGTGCGTTGTATTCAAATGAGGTCCACATTAGACAAAAGAACTCAGACTGTTTCTCCTCTTTTTAACACtataatgataaaaagaaatatcgaCACATTGTTTTGTAAGTGATTATTTTtcgtcatatatatatacgcatcgtatacacaatttaaaaaaaaaaaaacattaacctATCGAACGCGGTTACACAGAAAGTATTGTTATTGTCGTCAGGTGTTCCCGCATAAAAGGGGTTAAATAAActcataataaaaagaataaaaaaagtataatttttaacacaagtAGACTCACGTTCATCCTGTTGTATAGTCTCATAGGTGACGAGATAAGAGTGTATGAGCCCGTTGCGGCGGTGGGGCGCCTGCCACGACACCACGAGGGAATTCATGGTGATGTCCGAGAACGTAATGTTGCGCGGCGCTGACGGCAGCCCCTGGTGCGTACGCGCAAGAACCGCCGTCGACCGAGGGCCGTCGCCCGCCGGGTTAAACGCCAATACCTGTCAAAAATAACcaacactttatttattacacactagcggcccgccccagcttcgctcgggtaaaaccctAATagattatacacctaaaccttccttttgattctatctattataaatccgcatcaaaattcgtttCGTACCGTATTTAGGTACAGACAAACAGCGGGAAACGACTTTgatttatactatgtagtgttACAGACACTGGATGAGTATCCACTTTAAATATAGAGAAATAGAAATACTACAGAGAAATAGGAACGAACCAATACAATATGTTCGAACATCGATCGTCACTTATACACAACCACACCGCACGACGCCGGAGCCAAgactgactcatgtataaaaTGGTGTTGGCTTAAATTAACTCATTTGACTTTAGTCCTTGTTTTATGACAATCTATCAAAGACTACTAACCTGAATTCGGTATTGTGTAAATTTGTCCAGGAACACCAGGGAGTGTGAAGTGGCAGTAGCAGGAACTACTTCTATTTCCTCTTCCGCTTTTCGTCCCGGTTCAGGCTCTTCTGGGGACTCCGTCATCAGGTAGAATAtctgaaagattttttatttttcgtttattCACAAAACTGACATGACACAGTAACAAGTTTATTAgatacacataaaataaatgtgtaaaagTGACATGTCTTCTTGATGTGAATACAGCACGCAAATATTCTGctaaaagttttattgtggtgatgtgaaagtaaaaaaaaatattttaatttgtaaatataaaactagtaTGTTGAAAAACATGATGCTTGTAGAAGAaagttaaactaaataattaatataatcagAACAATGTGTTCTATGTTTTTGGGTTTGTCAATTATacgcaaaataaatttaaattaatcaaagtaaatttttcaaatacagAATACGAGTAACTGAGATAGGGCAGGTTTTCCCAAGAATAGGATAGGATTTGtaattttctaacaaataCCAAGTGGCGTGAATgtactttgtaattttattatacttggAGACAATGTCGGAGCTCCACGCACCTTATATCCGAGCAGGTCCCCGTTCTGCTGCGCCTCGAGCGGCGGCAGCCAGGAGAGCGTCACCTCGGTGGGGGAGGCGGGGAGCGCCGCCACCTCGCGCGGGGGCGCCGTGGGCACCGCCTCCCCCACCCACACCACGGCCGGCGTGCGACCCGGGCCCGCGCCCATCGCGTTCACCGCCACCACGCTGATCTCGTAGTTGCGGTCCACGGACAGCTCCGTCAGCACCACCTCCTCactctgaaatatatttaggtatagaGAAGGTTGCCGTAAAATAAGAGAGACTTATGCTCAACAATGGGCAGAAACTAACTCATATACTTATACTCATAGACTTActgtgaaatttaaaaaagtattcgtaaaagtcatgtcagttgcctttaggcgacttgaacaaaatctacgggtgtcagattttattcaagtcgcctaaaagcaaCTCACTGTTAGCACtaaacacactcgaaaaataaaactgagatttcgaaaaaaatattgacagcGTTTAAAATGACATTAGTACCTTGATGCCGGGCACGTCCAGCTTCATGGTCTGCTGCAGCGCGGTGGGGAAGTCAGTGAGCGGCTGGTACAGCACCCGGTAGCCGCCCGTGCGCGTGTCCCCGCTCCAGTGCGGCTCACTCAGTGGACTCCACTGTACTCGCACGCTGCTCGGCGTGATCGGGACTACGTGCAAGTTCTCCACGGCTTTGCTTGGCGCTGGAAATGGTAATTCATGAATGGGTGAACAtgcaaattttacaaattaaatttaattaagtaagaATGTTGGTAAAAAAACAGATAAGCACGAGTATTATCTTATTCTGAGGGTACCGAGTAAAAGTTAAAACGCGAGGAAAATTAGTAAAGTTTTTATAGTTCATCAACGAagaatttaagttttaatattgaaattatagtATTCAAAATACCTGCTGGCAAAGTCCTGACAGTGTCAGTGGCATTGCTGAAGCGACTCGGGCCGATGTCATTCGTCGCTTGTATTCTGAACTGATAGGCAGTGTAAGGCTTCAGCCCCTCCGCCGTATAGGACGTCGCAAACGGATCCACTCGCTCGGGGATTGTTTGCCAAGTACCGCCCTCTTCTTTTTGCTGTACCGTGTAGTACCTGAAAGAAGGGGTTTTCCTTAGTAGAAACATTAGTGAACTcaggtttatatttaaaaaaaaagatgatttttaagaaattatccCTCGTTTGGTTAGTTACTATActgattgtatttttatgtatatattcacTGTAAAAATCGAAATCTTTgcacattacaaattattaaaaaaaaagccatGTCAAGTTTGAATTGAGTACATAAAAAAAcgtattatagtttatttaacgTCGTTTAAGAGCTGATTAAAATCAATTGTCTCTTGATACTCGATAAAATTTACACGttacgaaataatttttggGTGACACGATCCCAGATCACACCAGTCTGGTGTTTGCGCTGGCCCCTAacaggaaataataataagtctGTCATTTCTAAATCATCAG
This region includes:
- the LOC128683303 gene encoding aminoacyl tRNA synthase complex-interacting multifunctional protein 2-like isoform X1, coding for MYHMKKINNDDAVDILLPKCMYRLRNVIDWKEDNDINISQQVTKFLKVPKIKMSELQERQDLLLKKLDALYDRIKVISSYCKVNNLEIKKPQIKRNTMNSPGEIVFVVSPDNLPWFLDILQKTSFHLNITYHIHSSVPNGKIAKIMTFVKHLPLSQNSTGIVLRLIFKCADSEMKLSSMAVPIVGTVNILRYLSYIIPDVFPYNQEDFNMDGLMDLCHLLERSPEKNKEALLNKLFSQCNIWICNDKFSIVDLAAYNVIKQWKNIPKTVPKKWLDNCSKLGQ
- the LOC128683303 gene encoding aminoacyl tRNA synthase complex-interacting multifunctional protein 2-like isoform X2, with the protein product MYHMKKINNDDAVDILLPKCMYRLRNVIDWKEDNDINISQQVTKFLKVPKIKMSELQERQDLLLKKLDALYDRIKVISSYCKVNNLEIKKPQIKRNTMNSPGEIVFVVSPDNLPWFLDILQKTSFHLNITYHIHSSVPNGKIAKIMTFVKHLPLSQNSTGIVLRLIFKCVSADSEMKLSSMAVPIVGTVNILRYLSYIIPDVFPYNQEDFNMDGLMDLCHLLERSPEKNKEALLNKLFSQCNIWICNDKFSIVDLAAYNVIKQWKNIPKTVPKKWLDNCSKLGQ
- the LOC128683303 gene encoding aminoacyl tRNA synthase complex-interacting multifunctional protein 2-like isoform X3 yields the protein MYHMKKINNDDAVDILLPKCMYRLRNVIDWKEDNDINISQQVPKIKMSELQERQDLLLKKLDALYDRIKVISSYCKVNNLEIKKPQIKRNTMNSPGEIVFVVSPDNLPWFLDILQKTSFHLNITYHIHSSVPNGKIAKIMTFVKHLPLSQNSTGIVLRLIFKCVSADSEMKLSSMAVPIVGTVNILRYLSYIIPDVFPYNQEDFNMDGLMDLCHLLERSPEKNKEALLNKLFSQCNIWICNDKFSIVDLAAYNVIKQWKNIPKTVPKKWLDNCSKLGQ
- the LOC128683303 gene encoding uncharacterized protein LOC128683303 isoform X4; the protein is MTMPLTYYCRSVPKIKMSELQERQDLLLKKLDALYDRIKVISSYCKVNNLEIKKPQIKRNTMNSPGEIVFVVSPDNLPWFLDILQKTSFHLNITYHIHSSVPNGKIAKIMTFVKHLPLSQNSTGIVLRLIFKCVSADSEMKLSSMAVPIVGTVNILRYLSYIIPDVFPYNQEDFNMDGLMDLCHLLERSPEKNKEALLNKLFSQCNIWICNDKFSIVDLAAYNVIKQWKNIPKTVPKKWLDNCSKLGQ
- the LOC128683303 gene encoding uncharacterized protein LOC128683303 isoform X5 — encoded protein: MSELQERQDLLLKKLDALYDRIKVISSYCKVNNLEIKKPQIKRNTMNSPGEIVFVVSPDNLPWFLDILQKTSFHLNITYHIHSSVPNGKIAKIMTFVKHLPLSQNSTGIVLRLIFKCVSADSEMKLSSMAVPIVGTVNILRYLSYIIPDVFPYNQEDFNMDGLMDLCHLLERSPEKNKEALLNKLFSQCNIWICNDKFSIVDLAAYNVIKQWKNIPKTVPKKWLDNCSKLGQ